A stretch of Ferribacterium limneticum DNA encodes these proteins:
- a CDS encoding c-type cytochrome: MFRFSKPLFVFALFSASTVAVGFENYSGVGRAATPAEVKAWDIDVRPDFKGLPKGSGNVERGNELFEEKCASCHGSFGESNEVFTPLAGGTTKDDIKTGNVKGLSSGELPQRTTFTKVATISTVWDYIYRAMPWTAPKSLKPDEVYAILAYLLNLQEIVPADFVLSDKNIGDVQKLLPNRNGMTTDHGMWPGAPAKKGGIGNGGKPDTANKACMKNCKPEVLIGSTLPEYARTAHGELRDQNRSFGPVRGTQTLGPEAAKKAADAGTLDLATKSGCMACHGMKSKIVGPGYSEVVARYKDQTDAESRLIAKVKAGGQGVWGSIPMPPNGHIKDEDITTLVKWILNGSK, encoded by the coding sequence ATGTTCAGGTTCTCTAAACCGCTTTTCGTTTTTGCGCTTTTTTCGGCGTCCACCGTGGCGGTGGGCTTCGAGAACTACAGCGGCGTCGGCCGGGCGGCAACGCCGGCCGAAGTGAAGGCCTGGGACATCGACGTGCGTCCGGACTTCAAGGGTCTGCCCAAGGGATCGGGCAATGTCGAGCGCGGCAACGAGCTGTTCGAGGAAAAGTGCGCTTCCTGCCACGGTTCCTTTGGCGAGTCGAACGAAGTGTTCACGCCGCTCGCCGGCGGCACGACCAAGGACGACATCAAGACCGGCAACGTCAAGGGGCTGTCTTCAGGTGAGCTGCCACAGCGTACGACCTTCACCAAGGTGGCGACCATCTCTACGGTCTGGGACTACATCTACCGCGCCATGCCCTGGACGGCGCCGAAGTCGCTGAAGCCGGACGAGGTCTACGCCATCCTCGCCTACCTGCTCAACCTGCAGGAAATCGTGCCGGCTGACTTCGTGCTGTCCGACAAGAACATCGGCGACGTCCAGAAGCTGCTGCCCAACCGCAACGGCATGACCACCGACCACGGCATGTGGCCCGGTGCGCCGGCCAAGAAGGGCGGTATCGGCAACGGTGGCAAGCCGGATACGGCCAACAAGGCGTGCATGAAGAACTGCAAGCCGGAAGTGCTGATCGGTTCGACCCTGCCCGAGTACGCCCGCACGGCGCACGGCGAACTGCGGGATCAGAACCGTTCGTTCGGTCCGGTCCGCGGCACCCAGACGCTCGGCCCCGAAGCCGCCAAAAAGGCGGCCGACGCCGGCACGCTGGATCTGGCGACGAAGAGCGGCTGCATGGCCTGTCACGGCATGAAGAGCAAGATCGTCGGCCCGGGCTACAGCGAAGTCGTCGCCCGTTACAAGGATCAGACCGATGCCGAATCGCGCCTGATCGCCAAGGTCAAGGCCGGTGGGCAGGGCGTCTGGGGATCGATCCCGATGCCGCCGAACGGTCATATCAAGGATGAGGACATCACCACGCTGGTCAAGTGGATCCTCAACGGTTCCAAGTAA
- a CDS encoding rhodanese-like domain-containing protein: MNKRLFFKHALAVGLLAASSLSLAADWAPGSTDWDKLPEVKKSKLGLYLTPQQAYDMKKANPKGVAFFDVRTRAEAMYVGWPSDADALVPFVEHPELMTEWDDKRFMYKLEPNQDFVPEAERRLKEMGLGKDATIILICRSGDRSSKAQDRLQMAGYSKVYSIAEGVEGDTVKDGPKAGQRAVNGWKNANLPWTYKLDKAKMYFAK; the protein is encoded by the coding sequence ATGAACAAGCGCCTGTTTTTCAAGCACGCGCTGGCCGTTGGGCTGCTGGCTGCGTCGTCACTGAGCCTGGCGGCCGATTGGGCGCCAGGCAGTACGGACTGGGACAAGCTGCCGGAGGTCAAGAAGTCCAAACTTGGCCTTTACCTGACGCCGCAGCAAGCCTACGACATGAAGAAGGCCAACCCGAAAGGCGTTGCTTTCTTCGATGTCCGGACCCGGGCCGAAGCCATGTACGTCGGCTGGCCGAGCGATGCCGACGCGCTGGTACCTTTCGTCGAGCATCCGGAACTGATGACCGAATGGGACGACAAGCGCTTCATGTACAAGCTGGAGCCGAATCAGGACTTCGTGCCGGAGGCGGAGCGTCGTTTGAAGGAAATGGGGCTGGGTAAGGACGCCACCATCATCCTGATCTGCCGCTCCGGCGACCGTAGCTCGAAGGCGCAGGATCGCCTGCAGATGGCCGGTTACAGCAAGGTTTACAGCATTGCCGAGGGGGTTGAGGGCGACACCGTCAAGGACGGCCCGAAAGCGGGGCAGCGGGCAGTCAACGGCTGGAAGAACGCCAATTTGCCCTGGACCTACAAGCTGGACAAAGCAAAGATGTATTTCGCCAAGTAG
- the soxA gene encoding sulfur oxidation c-type cytochrome SoxA yields the protein MIRRLMKTVVGTAVLAAFAGGAFAQDSKVADELAKYREALADGNPADLLEVKGEGLWAEKRGPKNASLEQCDLGQGPGKVDGAYAALPKYFKDTNKVMDVESRLVHCMMTLQGFTLAEATKQWYSKPGKDSDIEALVTFIGAKSNGKPINAPATHPEEARMAKMGEYIFYRRSGPQDFSCSICHGQDGKRIRLQDLGNLTTKEGAGVAMKNWPSYRVSQGAVWTMQRRLIDCMRQARWPEPEYLADSIIALETYLQKTATGTVMETPGIKR from the coding sequence ATGATCCGACGTTTGATGAAAACGGTGGTCGGCACGGCAGTGCTTGCCGCTTTTGCTGGCGGAGCGTTTGCTCAGGACAGCAAGGTGGCCGACGAGCTCGCGAAATATCGCGAAGCGCTGGCCGACGGCAATCCGGCCGACCTGCTGGAAGTGAAGGGCGAGGGCCTGTGGGCTGAAAAGCGCGGCCCGAAGAATGCCTCGCTTGAGCAATGCGATCTTGGCCAGGGGCCGGGCAAGGTGGACGGCGCTTATGCCGCGCTGCCCAAGTATTTCAAGGACACCAACAAGGTGATGGACGTCGAGTCCCGCCTCGTGCATTGCATGATGACGCTGCAAGGCTTCACGCTAGCTGAGGCGACCAAGCAGTGGTACTCCAAGCCAGGCAAGGATTCCGACATCGAGGCGCTGGTCACCTTCATCGGCGCCAAGTCCAATGGCAAGCCGATCAACGCGCCGGCGACCCACCCGGAAGAAGCCAGGATGGCCAAGATGGGCGAGTACATTTTCTACCGCCGTTCGGGGCCGCAGGATTTTTCCTGCTCGATCTGCCACGGTCAGGACGGCAAGCGGATTCGCTTGCAGGATCTGGGCAACCTGACGACCAAGGAAGGCGCCGGCGTCGCCATGAAGAACTGGCCGTCCTATCGCGTGTCGCAGGGGGCGGTGTGGACCATGCAGCGTCGTCTGATCGACTGCATGCGCCAGGCCCGCTGGCCTGAGCCCGAGTATCTGGCTGATTCGATCATCGCGCTGGAAACCTATCTGCAAAAAACTGCAACCGGCACCGTGATGGAAACGCCGGGCATCAAACGGTGA
- a CDS encoding ArsR/SmtB family transcription factor — translation MDEATQVFEQVASYFGLLADPTRLRILSCLCAEERPVHEVVEKIGLTQANISRHLNILYRAGVVNRRREGSSVYYKVVDPNFVDICRTVSITVASRDLGDQLGVSAVNCSTDVK, via the coding sequence ATGGATGAAGCAACTCAGGTTTTCGAACAGGTGGCTAGTTACTTCGGATTACTGGCTGATCCGACGCGCTTGCGCATTCTCTCCTGTTTGTGTGCCGAAGAGCGCCCTGTCCACGAAGTTGTTGAAAAGATCGGCCTGACGCAAGCCAACATTTCGCGGCACCTGAACATCCTGTACCGGGCCGGCGTGGTTAACCGCCGACGGGAGGGGAGTTCGGTTTATTACAAGGTAGTCGATCCGAATTTTGTCGATATCTGCCGAACGGTCAGCATCACGGTGGCAAGCCGCGATCTGGGCGATCAGCTGGGGGTGTCGGCGGTGAATTGCAGTACTGACGTCAAATAA
- a CDS encoding YeeE/YedE family protein, with product MDLGSLIETLGDKTTVTLAGLVIGLLFGLFAQRSRFCLRSAVVEFWNREGSGKLAVWLFAFSAAVIATQLFITQGWLDVSQARQLAATGSISGALVGGLLFGIGMILARGCSSRMLVLAANGNLRALLTGLIFAVVAQASLNGLLSPVRTWIASWWTIQGGGTRDLLATLHMGHVGGLLFGLIWLAAAIHFARRARLGARECLGATGVGIMVGLAWLVTYQIGTQSFEIIPVQSLSFTGPSADTLMLVLSPPGQPWDFDIGLVPGVVLGSFLAALWGRELKLEGFKDGHSMRRYIAGAVCMGFGGMLAGGCAVGAGVSGAAIFALTAWISLIGMWAGAGLTNRLIDRPKATASMASAFQP from the coding sequence ATGGACCTGGGCAGTCTGATCGAAACCCTCGGCGACAAGACGACAGTCACCCTGGCCGGGCTGGTGATCGGTCTGCTCTTCGGTCTGTTTGCCCAGCGCTCGCGTTTTTGCCTGCGCTCGGCCGTCGTCGAATTCTGGAACCGTGAAGGCAGCGGCAAGCTGGCCGTCTGGCTCTTCGCTTTTTCCGCCGCAGTCATTGCGACGCAACTGTTCATCACCCAAGGCTGGCTTGATGTTTCGCAGGCCCGCCAACTGGCCGCCACCGGCAGCATTTCGGGCGCTTTGGTCGGCGGGCTGTTGTTCGGCATCGGCATGATCCTGGCGCGCGGCTGTTCGTCGCGCATGCTGGTCCTCGCCGCCAATGGCAATCTGCGCGCCTTGCTCACCGGGCTGATTTTTGCGGTGGTCGCCCAGGCTTCACTGAACGGCCTGCTTTCCCCGGTGCGAACCTGGATTGCCAGCTGGTGGACCATTCAGGGCGGCGGCACCCGAGACCTCCTCGCCACGCTGCACATGGGGCATGTCGGCGGGCTGTTGTTCGGCCTGATCTGGCTGGCTGCTGCCATCCACTTCGCCAGGCGAGCCCGGCTGGGCGCCCGCGAATGCCTCGGCGCCACCGGCGTCGGCATCATGGTCGGGCTGGCCTGGCTGGTCACCTACCAGATTGGTACGCAATCCTTCGAGATCATCCCGGTCCAGAGCCTGAGTTTCACCGGCCCATCGGCCGACACGCTGATGCTGGTGCTGTCGCCGCCGGGGCAACCCTGGGACTTCGATATCGGCCTCGTCCCGGGCGTTGTCCTCGGCTCATTCCTTGCCGCCCTTTGGGGTCGTGAATTGAAACTGGAAGGTTTCAAGGACGGCCACAGCATGCGCCGCTATATCGCAGGCGCCGTCTGCATGGGCTTCGGCGGCATGCTGGCCGGCGGCTGTGCCGTCGGTGCCGGCGTCTCCGGCGCCGCCATCTTTGCGCTAACCGCCTGGATTTCGCTGATCGGCATGTGGGCGGGAGCCGGGCTGACCAACCGCCTGATCGATCGCCCGAAAGCCACCGCCTCTATGGCGAGTGCCTTTCAACCCTGA
- the soxX gene encoding sulfur oxidation c-type cytochrome SoxX, with product MNFKFALFFGLSLAIAAPAIAQKAVEAPGGKYAKDAEQMFRTSFKAENPKYWMTRLEQDETMKTCQQYRDNPPRKIGEKLEKLNAATIRYPVEGKLIGDWKEGEKLAAVGTGGHIGFIQPDPAGRVRGGNCYACHELAKKEIAYGTIGPSLRNFGKVRGKDEDTIKYVYDKIYNSNAFTACTNMPRFGLHSWLTPEQITHIVAFLIDPESPVNKD from the coding sequence ATGAATTTCAAATTTGCCCTTTTTTTCGGGTTGAGCCTGGCCATTGCTGCCCCGGCCATTGCGCAGAAAGCTGTTGAAGCACCGGGCGGAAAATACGCCAAGGACGCCGAGCAGATGTTCCGCACCTCCTTCAAGGCCGAAAATCCGAAATACTGGATGACGCGTCTGGAGCAGGACGAAACGATGAAGACCTGCCAGCAATACCGCGACAACCCGCCGCGCAAGATCGGCGAGAAGCTGGAAAAGCTGAATGCCGCGACCATCCGCTACCCGGTCGAAGGCAAACTGATCGGCGACTGGAAGGAAGGCGAGAAGCTTGCTGCCGTCGGCACCGGCGGTCACATTGGTTTCATCCAGCCCGATCCGGCCGGCCGCGTGCGTGGCGGCAACTGCTACGCCTGCCACGAGCTGGCCAAGAAAGAAATCGCCTACGGCACCATCGGCCCCAGCCTGCGTAACTTCGGCAAGGTGCGCGGCAAGGACGAGGACACGATCAAGTACGTCTACGACAAGATCTACAACTCGAACGCCTTCACGGCCTGTACCAACATGCCGCGTTTCGGCCTGCACAGCTGGCTGACCCCGGAGCAGATCACCCACATCGTGGCCTTCCTGATCGATCCGGAATCGCCGGTGAATAAGGACTAG
- the soxY gene encoding thiosulfate oxidation carrier protein SoxY: MNNQRRTVLKSGSGAALLGMLAAAGLITPGMALADWNKAAFDAKSMADTLKALGAGTPADSKDVQVTGPDIAENGAVVPVGVASTLPNITMVAILIEKNPNALAASFVLPEGTEANVQTRVKMGQTSNIYALVKSDGKFFMATKEIKVTLGGCGG; encoded by the coding sequence ATGAACAATCAACGTCGCACCGTACTGAAATCCGGCTCCGGCGCCGCCCTGCTGGGCATGCTGGCCGCCGCCGGCCTTATCACCCCGGGCATGGCCCTGGCCGACTGGAACAAGGCCGCCTTCGACGCCAAGAGCATGGCCGACACGCTCAAGGCCCTCGGCGCCGGCACGCCGGCTGACAGCAAGGACGTTCAGGTCACCGGTCCGGACATCGCCGAAAACGGCGCCGTGGTGCCGGTTGGCGTCGCCTCGACGCTGCCGAATATCACCATGGTCGCCATCCTGATCGAGAAGAACCCGAACGCCCTAGCCGCTTCCTTCGTGCTGCCGGAAGGCACCGAAGCCAACGTCCAGACCCGCGTCAAGATGGGCCAGACCTCGAACATCTACGCGCTGGTCAAGTCGGACGGCAAGTTCTTCATGGCCACGAAAGAGATCAAGGTCACCCTGGGTGGCTGCGGCGGCTGA
- the soxB gene encoding thiosulfohydrolase SoxB, whose amino-acid sequence MSMNRREFLQVMAVAAAGGMSLHSDLALAEKGAAKLYDLPKFGNVSLLHITDCHAQLLPIYFREPNVNLGFGDQFGKVPHLVGDNLLKHFGFKPNSIEAHAYTYLNFEKAAETYGKVGGFAHLATLVKRMKATRPGALLLDGGDTWQGSGTALWTNAQDMVDACKALGVNIMTLHWESTVGETRLKEIEEKDFAGHVDIVAQNVKTTDFGDPVFKPFVMKNINGVPVAIIGQAFPYTPIANPRWQTPNWSFGIQEENMQKTVDEARAAGAQVVVVLSHNGMDVDLKMASRVKGIDAILGGHTHDGMPAPVVVKNAGGQTLVTNAGSNGKYLGVLDFDVKNGKIADFRYKLLPVFANLLPADKDMQALIDKARAPYLSKLNEKLAISEGTLYRRGNFNGTFDQVILDALMKVKDAEIAFSPGFRWGTSLLPGQPILMEHVLDQTAITYPWTTVTNMSGEMIKTVLEDVCDNLFNPDPYYQQGGDMVRVGGLQWTCDPTAKMGQRIQNMMLKSQLIDPKKTYKVAGWAPVSEEAKNSGEPIWDVVATYLRDIKTVKPVSLNLPTLKGAANNPGIA is encoded by the coding sequence ATGAGCATGAATCGCCGCGAATTCCTGCAGGTCATGGCCGTCGCCGCTGCCGGTGGCATGAGCCTGCACAGCGACCTGGCGCTGGCCGAAAAGGGCGCCGCCAAACTTTATGACCTGCCCAAATTCGGCAATGTCAGCCTGTTGCACATCACCGACTGCCATGCCCAGTTGCTGCCGATCTACTTCCGTGAACCGAACGTCAATCTCGGCTTTGGCGACCAGTTCGGCAAGGTGCCGCACCTCGTTGGCGACAACCTGCTCAAGCACTTCGGCTTCAAGCCGAACAGCATCGAGGCGCACGCCTACACCTATCTGAATTTCGAAAAAGCCGCCGAGACCTACGGCAAGGTCGGCGGCTTCGCCCACCTGGCGACGCTGGTCAAGCGCATGAAGGCGACCCGCCCGGGCGCCCTGCTGCTCGACGGCGGCGACACCTGGCAGGGTTCCGGCACGGCGCTGTGGACCAACGCCCAGGACATGGTCGACGCCTGCAAGGCGCTCGGCGTCAACATCATGACCCTGCACTGGGAATCGACCGTCGGCGAGACCCGCCTCAAGGAAATCGAGGAAAAGGACTTCGCCGGCCACGTAGACATCGTCGCCCAGAACGTCAAAACGACGGACTTCGGCGACCCGGTCTTCAAGCCCTTCGTCATGAAGAATATCAACGGCGTGCCGGTCGCCATCATCGGCCAGGCTTTCCCCTACACGCCGATCGCCAACCCGCGCTGGCAGACGCCGAACTGGAGCTTCGGCATCCAGGAAGAGAACATGCAGAAGACCGTCGACGAAGCCCGCGCCGCTGGCGCCCAGGTTGTCGTCGTGTTGTCGCACAACGGCATGGATGTCGATTTGAAGATGGCGTCGCGCGTCAAAGGCATCGACGCCATCCTCGGCGGCCACACCCATGACGGCATGCCGGCCCCAGTCGTTGTCAAGAATGCCGGCGGCCAGACCCTGGTCACCAACGCCGGCTCGAACGGCAAATATCTTGGCGTGCTTGATTTCGACGTCAAGAACGGCAAGATCGCCGACTTCCGCTACAAGCTGCTCCCCGTCTTCGCCAACCTGCTGCCGGCGGACAAAGACATGCAGGCCCTGATCGACAAGGCACGCGCGCCCTACCTGTCGAAACTGAACGAGAAGCTGGCCATCTCGGAAGGCACGCTGTACCGCCGCGGCAACTTCAACGGCACCTTCGACCAGGTCATCCTCGATGCCCTGATGAAAGTGAAGGATGCCGAAATCGCCTTCTCGCCGGGCTTCCGCTGGGGCACCTCGCTGCTGCCCGGCCAGCCCATCCTGATGGAACACGTGCTCGACCAGACCGCCATCACCTACCCGTGGACGACGGTGACCAACATGAGCGGCGAGATGATCAAGACCGTGCTCGAAGACGTCTGCGACAACCTGTTCAATCCCGACCCGTACTACCAGCAGGGCGGCGACATGGTGCGCGTCGGCGGCCTGCAATGGACCTGCGATCCGACGGCGAAAATGGGCCAACGCATCCAGAACATGATGCTCAAGAGCCAGTTGATCGATCCGAAGAAGACCTACAAGGTGGCCGGCTGGGCACCCGTTTCCGAGGAAGCCAAGAATTCCGGCGAGCCGATCTGGGACGTTGTCGCTACCTATCTGCGCGACATCAAGACGGTCAAGCCGGTCAGCCTGAACCTGCCGACCCTGAAGGGTGCGGCCAACAACCCGGGGATTGCCTGA
- a CDS encoding NAD(P) transhydrogenase subunit alpha, whose amino-acid sequence MDGLLALYIFMLAAFTGYEIIAKVPVILHTPLMSGSNFIHGVVVVGAMIALGNADTVVEQAIGFFAVALGAANAAGGYVVTERMLAMFKKKES is encoded by the coding sequence ATGGATGGCCTGCTCGCGTTGTACATCTTCATGCTCGCCGCCTTCACAGGCTACGAGATCATCGCCAAGGTGCCGGTTATCCTGCACACGCCGCTGATGTCCGGCTCCAACTTCATCCACGGCGTTGTCGTCGTCGGCGCCATGATCGCACTGGGGAATGCCGACACCGTCGTCGAACAAGCCATCGGCTTCTTCGCCGTTGCCCTCGGCGCCGCCAATGCGGCCGGCGGTTACGTCGTGACCGAACGCATGCTCGCCATGTTCAAGAAGAAAGAAAGCTAA
- a CDS encoding NAD(P)(+) transhydrogenase (Re/Si-specific) subunit beta, producing the protein MTLPIYVQGAWFLGAALFIFGLKGMSSPASARKGIVIAGYGMLIAIAGTFLVPGLKNIALMVAALGLGGAAAWISGQKVKMTDMPQMVAIYNGMGGGAAAAIAAIEFARGDVHSTVTTVLAVIGALIGAVSFTGSCVAWAKLQGVLKKAIRLPAQNAINVILALNAIGLGIAMVVMAPAQPELIYFFFAISLILGLIVTLPIGGADMPVVISLFNAFTGLAVGFEGYVLGNPALIIAGIVVGAAGTLLTQLMAKAMNRPISNILFTPMVAASSGEAISGTMKELSALDAAAMMRYASKVIIVPGYGMAVAHAQHKVWEMTEMLEEVGVEVKFAIHPVAGRMPGHMNVLLAEAGVPYDKIFDLEEINGEFGQADVALIIGANDVVNPSARTDKSSPIYGMPILNADMAQNVIVIKRGKGTGYSGVENALFYTDNCRMLYGDAQPMAGEIIQNLKSMG; encoded by the coding sequence ATGACGCTCCCCATTTACGTCCAGGGCGCCTGGTTCCTCGGCGCCGCCCTGTTCATTTTCGGCCTCAAGGGCATGAGCTCCCCGGCCAGCGCCCGCAAGGGCATCGTCATCGCCGGTTACGGCATGCTGATCGCCATCGCCGGCACCTTCCTGGTGCCCGGCCTGAAGAACATTGCCCTGATGGTCGCTGCCCTCGGCCTGGGGGGTGCCGCTGCCTGGATCTCCGGCCAGAAGGTCAAGATGACCGACATGCCGCAGATGGTCGCCATCTACAACGGCATGGGCGGTGGGGCTGCCGCCGCGATTGCCGCCATCGAGTTCGCCCGCGGGGATGTGCACAGCACCGTGACCACCGTTCTGGCTGTCATCGGTGCGCTGATCGGTGCTGTCTCCTTCACCGGCTCCTGTGTCGCCTGGGCGAAACTGCAAGGGGTGCTGAAGAAAGCCATTCGTCTGCCGGCCCAGAATGCAATCAATGTGATCCTCGCCCTCAACGCCATCGGTCTCGGTATCGCCATGGTGGTGATGGCCCCGGCCCAGCCGGAACTGATCTACTTCTTCTTCGCCATCTCGCTGATCCTCGGCCTGATCGTCACCCTGCCGATCGGCGGGGCCGACATGCCAGTGGTGATCTCGCTGTTCAATGCCTTCACGGGTCTGGCTGTTGGTTTCGAAGGCTACGTCCTCGGCAATCCGGCCCTGATCATCGCCGGTATTGTGGTAGGTGCGGCAGGCACGCTGCTCACCCAGCTGATGGCCAAGGCGATGAACCGGCCGATCTCGAACATCCTCTTCACGCCGATGGTTGCCGCCTCCAGTGGCGAAGCGATCAGCGGCACGATGAAGGAACTCTCTGCCCTCGATGCAGCCGCAATGATGCGTTACGCCTCCAAGGTCATCATCGTGCCGGGCTACGGCATGGCCGTAGCCCATGCCCAGCACAAAGTGTGGGAGATGACCGAGATGCTCGAGGAAGTCGGGGTCGAGGTGAAGTTTGCCATCCACCCGGTGGCCGGCCGCATGCCCGGCCACATGAACGTACTGCTGGCCGAAGCCGGGGTGCCTTACGACAAGATCTTCGATCTGGAGGAAATCAACGGCGAATTCGGCCAGGCCGATGTGGCATTGATCATCGGGGCGAACGACGTGGTCAATCCGAGCGCCCGCACCGACAAGTCCAGCCCGATCTACGGCATGCCGATCCTGAATGCCGACATGGCGCAGAACGTCATCGTGATCAAGCGCGGCAAGGGCACCGGTTACTCCGGAGTAGAGAATGCCCTGTTCTATACCGACAACTGCCGCATGCTCTATGGCGATGCCCAGCCCATGGCCGGCGAGATCATCCAGAACCTCAAGTCGATGGGGTGA
- the soxZ gene encoding thiosulfate oxidation carrier complex protein SoxZ: MGNPMKIRAANKDGVTEVKVLVSHEMETGQRKDAAGAIVPAWFITELVAKHGDKLVLSSEFGPSVSKNPYLAFKFKGGAKGEKVTVSWKDNKGDTRSDEAVIN; encoded by the coding sequence ATGGGCAATCCAATGAAAATCCGCGCCGCCAACAAGGACGGCGTTACCGAAGTGAAGGTTCTGGTCAGCCACGAAATGGAAACCGGCCAGCGCAAGGACGCGGCTGGCGCCATCGTGCCGGCCTGGTTCATCACCGAACTGGTTGCCAAACATGGCGACAAGCTCGTGCTGAGCAGCGAGTTCGGACCGTCCGTGTCGAAGAACCCGTACCTGGCTTTCAAGTTCAAGGGCGGTGCCAAGGGCGAGAAGGTTACGGTCAGCTGGAAGGACAACAAGGGCGACACCCGCTCCGACGAAGCTGTCATCAACTAA
- the soxC gene encoding sulfite dehydrogenase, with amino-acid sequence MSDEQVKAVAAGRRDFLRKSLFAAGAAMAAPLAARAASEGDVNILENPAWTTSLGLPVATNPYGMPSKYESQLLRRESPGLARVGGASVSFAPLQGLFGIITPSGLHFERHHQGWHDIDPSKHRLMVNGSDDSLLKKAKVYTLDELMRLPSVSRIHFIECGANTGLEWGNVAVPTVQYTHGMLSCSEFTGVPLKVLLEDCGVDYKKARYVLAEGADGSSMTRTIPMEMVESGEVFVAYGQNGEMLRPENGYPLRLVVPGVQGVSWVKWLRRIEVGDKPYATKDEAVHYIDLLPNGQHRQYSSIQEAKSVITTPSGGQTLLDKGFYNVSGLAWSGRGRIKQVDVSFDGGINWQTARLEGPIQNKALTRFNTNWVWDGSPAILQSRAIDETGFVQPTYGQLRKVRGTKSIYHNNAIQSWKIIESGEVSNVQVL; translated from the coding sequence TTGTCGGATGAGCAGGTCAAGGCCGTTGCTGCCGGGCGGCGTGACTTCCTGCGCAAGAGTCTGTTCGCAGCGGGGGCCGCGATGGCCGCGCCGCTGGCGGCGCGTGCCGCCAGCGAGGGCGATGTCAATATTCTCGAAAACCCGGCCTGGACGACGTCACTTGGCCTGCCGGTAGCGACCAACCCGTACGGCATGCCGTCGAAGTACGAGAGCCAGTTGCTGCGCCGCGAGTCGCCGGGTCTGGCCCGCGTTGGCGGTGCCTCGGTTTCGTTTGCGCCGCTGCAGGGCCTGTTCGGCATCATCACGCCGTCCGGCCTGCACTTCGAGCGCCATCACCAGGGCTGGCATGACATCGATCCGTCCAAGCACCGCCTGATGGTCAATGGTTCCGATGATTCCCTGCTCAAGAAGGCCAAGGTTTATACGCTCGACGAATTGATGCGCCTGCCGTCGGTGTCGCGCATCCACTTCATCGAGTGCGGTGCCAATACCGGCCTCGAATGGGGCAATGTCGCTGTGCCGACCGTGCAATACACGCATGGCATGCTCTCCTGTTCTGAATTCACCGGCGTGCCGCTCAAGGTGTTGCTGGAAGACTGCGGCGTCGATTACAAGAAGGCGCGTTACGTGCTGGCCGAGGGGGCCGATGGCTCTTCGATGACCCGCACCATCCCGATGGAAATGGTCGAGTCGGGCGAGGTGTTCGTCGCCTACGGCCAGAACGGCGAAATGCTGCGTCCCGAAAACGGTTACCCACTGCGCCTTGTCGTGCCGGGCGTGCAGGGTGTGTCGTGGGTCAAGTGGCTGCGCCGCATCGAAGTCGGTGACAAGCCGTATGCGACCAAGGACGAGGCGGTGCATTACATCGACCTCCTGCCGAACGGCCAGCATCGCCAGTACAGCTCGATCCAGGAAGCGAAGTCAGTGATCACTACCCCGTCCGGCGGCCAGACGCTGCTCGACAAGGGCTTCTACAACGTCTCCGGTCTCGCCTGGTCTGGTCGCGGCAGGATCAAGCAGGTCGATGTCTCCTTCGACGGCGGCATCAACTGGCAGACAGCGCGTCTTGAAGGGCCGATCCAGAACAAGGCGCTAACCCGTTTCAACACCAACTGGGTGTGGGACGGCTCGCCGGCCATTCTGCAGTCGCGGGCCATCGACGAGACCGGTTTCGTCCAGCCGACCTATGGTCAGCTGCGCAAGGTGCGCGGTACCAAGTCGATTTATCACAACAACGCCATCCAGTCGTGGAAGATCATCGAAAGCGGGGAGGTCAGCAATGTTCAGGTTCTCTAA